One window from the genome of Candidatus Krumholzibacteriia bacterium encodes:
- a CDS encoding glycosyltransferase has product MKHLLMIVPFFPPMGGGGVYRPLSFVRYLPANGWRVTVIAQRGDAFWIRDESLLERVPSSTRVIRTRTWSGQAVLRRGGAGAQRRSSRRFGLLRRSASALMVPDSYIGWYPFALRAAMREVRGGTVDAIYSTSPPETAHLVGGAVARRSGLPWVADFRDPWMNLHLMDVPSRAHAALHARLERSVCRRAHTVVTTAWSETLLRRACPPAGITRIPNGYDGAEMAALEMLLPPPSGPMRIVHAGMLTQRRSAGPFLEALRVFLDRRPDARGAVDVEFAGAREDENELALQRLGLADCVRFVDTLPHPEALRRERTAHVLLLIKHTDPRYNGLVPGKLYEYVGVCRPMLALAPAGEARSLVESLRRGETADPDDVAAIARAMERMFDLYRAGSLDTHYDLSPRPELDRSRQATALAGLLDRVTGGNA; this is encoded by the coding sequence GTGAAACACCTGCTGATGATCGTGCCCTTCTTTCCGCCCATGGGCGGGGGGGGCGTGTACCGGCCCCTGTCGTTCGTGCGCTACCTTCCCGCCAACGGCTGGCGTGTCACCGTGATCGCACAGCGGGGCGATGCGTTCTGGATCCGTGACGAGAGCCTGCTGGAACGCGTCCCGTCCTCGACGCGCGTGATTCGAACGCGCACCTGGAGCGGGCAGGCGGTGTTGCGGCGCGGGGGCGCCGGCGCTCAGCGCCGGTCTTCAAGGCGCTTCGGCCTGCTGCGGCGCAGCGCCTCCGCGCTAATGGTTCCGGACAGCTACATCGGCTGGTATCCCTTTGCGTTGCGTGCGGCGATGCGCGAGGTGCGGGGCGGGACGGTGGACGCGATCTACTCGACCTCGCCGCCGGAGACCGCGCACCTGGTGGGCGGGGCGGTGGCGCGACGGAGCGGGTTGCCGTGGGTGGCCGACTTCCGCGATCCATGGATGAACCTGCACCTGATGGACGTGCCCAGCCGCGCGCACGCGGCATTGCACGCCCGCCTGGAGCGCTCGGTGTGCAGGCGCGCGCACACGGTGGTGACGACGGCCTGGAGCGAAACGTTGTTGCGGCGGGCGTGCCCGCCGGCCGGGATAACCCGCATTCCCAACGGCTACGACGGCGCGGAGATGGCCGCGCTGGAAATGCTGCTGCCGCCGCCGTCCGGGCCCATGCGCATCGTACACGCGGGCATGTTGACCCAGCGCCGCAGCGCCGGGCCGTTTCTGGAGGCGCTGCGCGTGTTCCTCGACCGGCGCCCGGACGCGCGCGGTGCGGTGGACGTGGAGTTCGCGGGCGCCCGCGAGGATGAAAACGAACTCGCGCTGCAACGGCTCGGTCTGGCGGACTGCGTACGCTTCGTGGATACCCTGCCGCACCCGGAGGCACTGCGACGGGAGCGCACGGCGCACGTCCTGCTCTTGATCAAGCACACCGATCCGCGGTACAACGGCCTGGTGCCGGGCAAACTGTACGAGTACGTGGGTGTATGTCGTCCCATGCTGGCGCTGGCGCCGGCGGGTGAGGCGCGTTCATTGGTGGAATCGCTGCGGCGGGGAGAAACGGCCGACCCGGACGATGTGGCGGCAATTGCGCGCGCCATGGAGCGCATGTTCGACCTGTACCGCGCCGGTTCCCTGGACACGCACTATGATCTCTCGCCGCGTCCCGAACTGGATCGTTCCCGCCAGGCCACGGCGCTGGCCGGACTGCTCGACCGTGTCACCGGGGGAAACGCATGA
- a CDS encoding T9SS type A sorting domain-containing protein: MTLSRATCPALVVGVVVSLIPSAGAAQFSWRNHIDASAINEVVSRDGRLYMATYGGLLVYDPARGTFQQFDNTDGLPSNALTCLAFTPDGLLYIGTEDIGVAKVRLSANGLTLLRSLNEQIDGLSSNSIHSVALWDADVVYGATPGAGTIRNDFASARYFARDGLPADDVNDVLPDGDVVLMATDGGIAVLDRLGLLRQPSGGPSEAAVLGTDGSRIWVGTSDGVWRLDPSDSSWTDIGPDTRAMQSLFWDGTTMWGGSTRNLFRYTGTGASWTIFRADSVLVRYGFTGGNGANLMRGLSVESNGDVYAGGIVLQDRRGPGMIRFDGTSMENVFPNTPGANDVIRLSQDIDGSMWASFRNFYVGKLTPAGTWMNYNSSRPGIQLPSNQFSNVTLLADRSGLKWFCTLSNPTNPRPLDTLDDGRDANYGNDVWERNDILSGGGDGLGSLNLQLAVEDPAGNRWFLSDEFYSSSGWWGIQILREDRSAWFQMNPGKDARMLSGNVTDVEFGSSFAYVALREVGVQVWSHGGYDWPNLSNASNDVWATPVSRGNGLPAEAEVNALALRSDRVLWIATSAGLFRYESGSTRRIPVYTGTSPGILNDQVRDVALDADQNLWVATDFGLNRIAFDDEGDIDAYTTAAGFIALSGLRYPLDIISPLAHASCQVLRMDLANDRLYVGTYGGLSVVDLVESSTASSDLSRVYLYPNPVYASRGADALKIQNIDGPVTIEVYNLEGELVHSQTADASGQAVWDLTTRTGADAGSGNYLVRISGNGVSVTKSISLLR; the protein is encoded by the coding sequence ATGACTCTTTCACGCGCGACGTGTCCGGCCCTGGTGGTGGGCGTTGTGGTGTCACTGATCCCCAGCGCGGGTGCCGCGCAGTTCTCGTGGCGCAATCACATCGATGCCAGCGCGATCAACGAGGTGGTCTCGCGTGACGGCCGTCTCTACATGGCGACCTACGGTGGGCTGCTGGTGTATGACCCCGCGCGCGGGACGTTCCAGCAGTTTGACAACACCGACGGCCTGCCCTCCAATGCCCTCACCTGTCTCGCCTTCACCCCGGACGGACTGCTGTATATCGGCACCGAGGACATCGGCGTCGCCAAGGTGCGCCTTTCGGCCAACGGACTCACCCTGTTGCGCTCGCTCAATGAGCAGATCGACGGGCTGTCCAGCAATTCCATCCACTCGGTGGCGCTGTGGGATGCCGATGTGGTGTACGGCGCCACGCCGGGCGCGGGAACGATTCGCAACGACTTTGCCTCCGCGCGCTACTTCGCGCGCGACGGACTGCCCGCCGACGACGTCAACGACGTGCTGCCGGACGGTGACGTCGTATTGATGGCCACCGACGGCGGGATCGCGGTGCTCGACCGCCTGGGCCTGCTGCGCCAGCCCAGCGGGGGACCGTCCGAGGCGGCGGTGCTGGGCACGGACGGTTCGCGCATCTGGGTGGGCACCAGCGACGGCGTCTGGCGGCTGGATCCGTCGGACAGTTCGTGGACCGACATCGGACCCGACACGCGCGCCATGCAGTCCCTGTTCTGGGACGGGACCACCATGTGGGGCGGCAGCACGCGCAACCTGTTCCGCTACACCGGCACCGGCGCGAGCTGGACGATATTTCGAGCCGACTCGGTGCTGGTGCGCTACGGGTTCACCGGCGGCAACGGCGCCAACCTGATGCGGGGCTTGAGCGTGGAGTCGAACGGCGACGTGTACGCGGGTGGCATCGTGCTGCAGGACCGCCGTGGTCCAGGCATGATTCGTTTTGACGGTACAAGCATGGAGAATGTGTTTCCAAACACGCCGGGAGCCAACGACGTGATCCGGCTCTCGCAGGACATCGACGGATCGATGTGGGCCTCGTTCCGTAATTTTTACGTGGGCAAGCTGACACCGGCGGGGACCTGGATGAACTACAACTCCTCCCGTCCCGGCATCCAGCTGCCCAGCAACCAGTTCTCCAACGTCACCCTGCTCGCCGATCGCAGCGGTCTCAAGTGGTTCTGCACGCTCTCCAACCCCACCAATCCCAGGCCGCTGGACACGCTGGACGACGGTCGCGACGCCAACTACGGCAACGACGTCTGGGAGCGCAACGACATCCTCTCCGGTGGCGGCGACGGGCTCGGCTCGCTCAATCTGCAACTCGCGGTGGAAGACCCGGCCGGCAACCGCTGGTTCCTGTCCGACGAGTTCTATTCGTCCAGCGGGTGGTGGGGCATCCAGATCCTCAGGGAGGACCGCAGCGCGTGGTTCCAGATGAATCCGGGCAAGGACGCGCGCATGCTCTCGGGCAACGTCACCGACGTCGAATTCGGTTCCAGTTTTGCGTACGTCGCCCTGCGCGAGGTAGGGGTGCAGGTGTGGAGCCACGGCGGCTACGACTGGCCCAACCTGAGCAACGCGTCCAACGACGTCTGGGCCACGCCGGTTTCGCGCGGCAACGGGCTGCCGGCGGAGGCGGAGGTGAACGCGCTCGCGCTGCGCAGCGACCGCGTGTTGTGGATTGCAACCTCGGCGGGCCTGTTCCGTTACGAGTCGGGCAGCACGCGCCGCATCCCGGTCTACACCGGCACCAGCCCTGGCATCCTCAACGACCAGGTGCGCGACGTGGCGCTCGACGCCGATCAGAATCTCTGGGTGGCCACCGATTTCGGGCTCAATCGCATCGCCTTCGACGACGAAGGCGACATCGACGCGTATACCACCGCGGCGGGGTTCATCGCGCTCTCCGGCCTGCGCTACCCGCTCGACATCATTTCACCGCTGGCCCACGCCAGCTGCCAGGTGCTGAGGATGGACCTCGCCAACGACCGGCTCTACGTGGGGACGTACGGAGGACTGTCGGTGGTGGATCTGGTGGAGTCCAGCACAGCCTCGTCGGACCTGTCGCGCGTGTACCTGTATCCGAACCCGGTCTACGCCTCGCGGGGAGCCGATGCGCTCAAGATTCAAAACATCGATGGCCCGGTGACTATCGAAGTCTACAACCTGGAGGGCGAACTGGTGCACTCGCAAACCGCCGATGCGTCCGGTCAGGCGGTGTGGGATCTCACCACGCGCACCGGAGCGGACGCCGGGAGCGGCAACTACCTGGTGCGCATAAGCGGCAATGGCGTGTCGGTGACGAAGTCGATTTCGCTGTTACGCTGA
- a CDS encoding DegT/DnrJ/EryC1/StrS family aminotransferase, whose product MKGPARARLPAVAGGTPVRETPLPFYRAAVDEADIAAVSDALRSGWLTSGPRAVEFENRIRDYCGVGNAIAVSSCSEAMFLALKALGVGPGHEVVTSPVTFASTVHAIIHTGATPVLADIERETLCVDPDEIRARMGAKTRALLPVHFAGQACRIEEIVALAAERGVDVVEDAAHSFGARVAGRRLGSEGRATTFSFYATKNLTTAEGGAITTNDDDLARRLRLLGYHGMSRDSWSRYADRGSWYYEVEMPGYKCNLSDVHAALGLAQLARIDGLLEKRREIAAALSAAMGDCDAVELPLERPGNWHTWHLYVIQLRPGVLRIGRDEFIAALRAENVGSSVHFIPIHRHPFFRPYLPRDARFPVSDDYYSRCVSLPIFPDMTAGDVRDVAEAVTRIADHFRAG is encoded by the coding sequence GTGAAGGGACCTGCGCGCGCACGGCTGCCCGCGGTGGCGGGGGGGACACCGGTACGCGAGACGCCGCTTCCGTTCTACCGGGCGGCGGTCGACGAGGCGGACATTGCCGCCGTTTCGGACGCGCTGCGCTCCGGCTGGCTCACATCGGGACCCCGTGCGGTGGAGTTCGAGAACCGCATCCGCGATTACTGCGGGGTGGGAAACGCCATCGCGGTGAGTTCGTGCAGCGAGGCGATGTTTCTCGCACTCAAGGCGCTCGGCGTGGGACCGGGACACGAAGTGGTGACATCGCCGGTCACATTCGCATCCACCGTTCATGCCATCATCCACACCGGCGCCACGCCGGTGCTGGCCGACATCGAGCGGGAAACGCTCTGCGTGGATCCGGACGAGATACGGGCGCGCATGGGCGCAAAGACGCGCGCGCTGCTGCCGGTGCACTTCGCGGGGCAGGCGTGCCGCATCGAGGAGATCGTGGCGCTGGCCGCGGAGCGCGGCGTCGACGTGGTGGAGGACGCGGCGCATTCGTTCGGCGCGCGCGTGGCCGGACGGCGGCTGGGGAGCGAGGGACGGGCCACGACATTCAGCTTCTATGCCACCAAGAACCTCACCACCGCCGAGGGTGGCGCCATCACCACCAACGACGACGATCTCGCGCGGCGTCTGCGGCTGCTGGGCTACCATGGCATGTCGCGCGACAGCTGGAGCCGGTATGCGGATCGTGGCTCGTGGTACTACGAAGTGGAGATGCCGGGGTACAAGTGCAATCTGAGTGACGTGCACGCGGCGCTCGGGCTGGCGCAGCTGGCCCGTATCGACGGACTGCTCGAGAAGCGGCGCGAAATCGCCGCCGCCCTGTCGGCGGCCATGGGCGATTGCGATGCCGTGGAACTGCCGCTTGAGCGGCCGGGCAACTGGCACACCTGGCATCTGTACGTCATTCAGCTGCGTCCCGGGGTGCTGCGCATCGGGCGTGACGAGTTCATCGCTGCACTGCGCGCAGAGAACGTGGGCAGTTCGGTTCATTTCATCCCCATCCATCGTCACCCCTTCTTTCGTCCCTACCTGCCGCGCGATGCGCGTTTCCCGGTGAGCGACGACTATTACTCGCGCTGCGTTTCCCTGCCCATCTTTCCCGACATGACGGCCGGCGATGTTCGCGACGTCGCCGAAGCGGTGACGCGCATCGCAGACCACTTCCGGGCCGGCTGA
- a CDS encoding lipopolysaccharide biosynthesis protein: MTQTRSRFFGNTVWLAVSTVVATGLTLAQMKILAANLPLALFGLFASLRGLSLLVSMLAANGFPQLLVRFLPEHAAHRAGARALRLSATSFTATVVLSAALLAGVWAFSGTLFRQAPAGEVGGPLLAWFAVTTLAVALKLVLYGGFNGLRRFGSQTVVETLSLAAQVAWMAAVADALTLTRLFEITGVTSLATVLVALPWYLRGLRHDAGSASTQAAPAARDEYLHYWGGAVGLSLVAIAFTDADRWVLSNVLALEALSLFHVASRIARLANRFIAIPVLAFQPEATRMQAEGRPEALELSVRTFLKTNILLAVLATAGIMVYATPLIELASSREFAGARTTLWLLAASTPITAMTASLTAVMKALDGIRAAFFCDLAWALVYLAGMLTLTPRLGVEGTGVALLLACGVQALLAFRLAVIRPRTGVALATLLRSLACAAAAFLPAVVAFALQAPLLVVLLLAPPAVWIYLRLSRWIGVLAPDERARLRQVVSGGRMSALAGWIA; the protein is encoded by the coding sequence ATGACGCAGACGCGCTCGCGTTTCTTCGGCAACACTGTCTGGCTGGCGGTATCCACCGTGGTTGCCACCGGGCTCACGCTGGCGCAGATGAAGATACTCGCCGCCAACCTGCCGCTGGCCCTGTTTGGTCTGTTTGCATCGCTGCGCGGTCTGTCGCTGCTGGTTTCCATGCTGGCGGCGAACGGATTCCCCCAGCTGCTGGTCCGCTTCCTGCCCGAGCACGCCGCGCATCGTGCCGGTGCACGTGCGTTGCGCCTGAGCGCAACGTCGTTCACGGCCACCGTCGTGCTGAGCGCCGCGTTGCTGGCGGGTGTGTGGGCGTTTTCCGGAACGCTCTTTCGCCAGGCGCCGGCCGGTGAGGTGGGCGGGCCGTTGCTGGCGTGGTTCGCCGTCACCACCCTGGCGGTGGCGCTCAAGCTGGTGCTCTACGGGGGATTCAACGGACTGCGGCGCTTCGGGTCGCAGACGGTGGTGGAAACGCTTTCGCTGGCCGCGCAGGTGGCGTGGATGGCCGCGGTCGCGGACGCGCTGACGCTCACCCGACTGTTCGAGATCACCGGGGTCACATCGCTGGCGACGGTTCTGGTGGCGCTTCCGTGGTACCTGCGTGGGCTTCGGCACGACGCGGGGAGCGCGTCGACGCAGGCAGCGCCGGCGGCGCGCGACGAGTACCTGCACTACTGGGGTGGTGCGGTGGGCCTGAGCCTGGTGGCGATCGCGTTCACCGATGCCGACCGCTGGGTCCTCTCCAACGTGCTCGCGCTGGAAGCGCTCTCCCTGTTCCACGTGGCGTCGCGCATCGCGCGCCTCGCCAACCGTTTCATCGCCATCCCCGTGCTCGCGTTCCAGCCCGAGGCGACGCGCATGCAGGCCGAGGGACGGCCCGAGGCGCTGGAGTTGTCGGTCCGAACCTTCCTGAAGACCAACATCCTGCTGGCGGTGCTGGCCACGGCGGGGATCATGGTCTACGCCACGCCGCTCATCGAACTGGCATCGAGCCGGGAGTTCGCGGGCGCACGTACCACGCTGTGGCTGCTCGCCGCGTCGACACCGATTACCGCCATGACGGCATCGCTTACCGCGGTCATGAAGGCGCTGGACGGAATCCGCGCGGCGTTCTTCTGCGATCTGGCGTGGGCGCTGGTGTATCTGGCGGGCATGCTGACGCTCACCCCCCGGCTGGGCGTGGAGGGGACGGGCGTGGCGTTGCTGCTCGCGTGCGGGGTGCAGGCGCTGCTCGCCTTCCGCCTGGCGGTCATCCGCCCGCGCACGGGTGTGGCGCTGGCCACGCTGTTGCGTTCGCTCGCCTGCGCCGCGGCGGCATTCCTGCCCGCGGTGGTGGCGTTTGCGCTGCAGGCACCGCTGCTGGTGGTGCTGCTGCTGGCGCCGCCGGCGGTGTGGATCTACCTGCGGCTTTCGCGCTGGATCGGCGTACTCGCACCCGACGAGCGCGCGCGGCTGCGCCAGGTGGTGTCGGGTGGGCGCATGTCCGCCCTGGCGGGGTGGATCGCGTGA
- a CDS encoding GNAT family N-acetyltransferase, with amino-acid sequence MNIAVLDSLPAELDALADAAPRATFYHTRVWLESLAAAYPRMSLRCLLATDAGAVRGYLPFFVSRRGPLRTCWSLPFGTYGGPVSDGGDVDRALLAAYRDQLSRPGTIEAGLVDFHSGAPDSGAKAETAVTHIVDLRGGFDVVWNERFDKPRRRRVRRAEENGVEVRRAQGEEDVRRFVDVYRQRLDAWKTGGGHPEQLFLELVRRGGGKRTALFVATHEGGIIGGHLNLYHRKSVIAWYGMASARGDELNAGTLLYARCIRDACQEGYADYNLGASLGKRSLIDYKKSLGGVEYRYRIVRHRRFVGRLIGALRGMRMSG; translated from the coding sequence ATGAACATCGCGGTGCTCGACTCTCTGCCAGCGGAACTCGACGCGCTCGCCGATGCAGCGCCGCGGGCAACGTTCTACCACACGCGCGTCTGGCTGGAATCGCTGGCCGCGGCCTACCCGCGCATGTCCCTGCGCTGCCTGCTGGCCACGGATGCGGGCGCCGTGCGTGGCTACCTCCCCTTCTTCGTTTCGCGCCGCGGGCCGCTTCGCACCTGCTGGTCGCTGCCTTTCGGCACCTACGGCGGCCCGGTGAGCGACGGGGGCGACGTCGATCGCGCCCTGCTGGCCGCCTACCGCGATCAGTTGTCCCGGCCGGGAACGATCGAGGCCGGGTTGGTGGACTTCCACAGCGGCGCACCGGATAGCGGTGCAAAGGCGGAAACGGCCGTCACCCACATAGTCGATCTGCGCGGAGGGTTCGACGTGGTGTGGAACGAGCGCTTCGACAAGCCCCGCCGCCGCCGCGTGCGGCGCGCGGAGGAGAACGGGGTGGAGGTGCGGCGCGCCCAGGGTGAGGAGGACGTGCGGCGGTTCGTCGACGTCTACCGCCAGCGGCTCGACGCGTGGAAGACGGGTGGGGGACACCCGGAGCAGCTGTTTCTGGAACTGGTGCGGCGTGGGGGCGGCAAGCGCACGGCGCTCTTTGTGGCGACACACGAGGGCGGCATCATCGGGGGTCACCTCAATCTGTATCACCGCAAGTCGGTGATCGCGTGGTATGGCATGGCGTCGGCGCGCGGCGATGAACTCAACGCGGGCACGCTGCTGTACGCACGCTGCATCCGCGATGCGTGCCAGGAGGGCTACGCCGACTACAACCTGGGGGCCAGCCTGGGGAAGCGCTCGCTCATCGACTACAAGAAATCGCTGGGGGGCGTCGAGTATCGTTATCGGATTGTTCGCCACCGGCGTTTCGTCGGACGGCTCATCGGCGCACTGCGCGGGATGCGGATGTCGGGATGA
- a CDS encoding polysaccharide biosynthesis protein, whose protein sequence is MTKKLLIVGAGEAGRMLAREIANRAPDQFALVGFLDDASSLRDSVVEGVPVVGATADLPGAVRALSADEVLIAVPSAGRDFVRRMVSLCRDAAVPYRIAPGLLEIVKGPVRLEQIRDVRPEDLLGRETVEFDEGEIGSFLGGRTVLVTGAGGSIGGEICRQVARFDVARLVLLGRGENQIYEIEHELRERHPEREVVPAIVDVRDTRALRRVMEAHRPDIVYHAAAHKHVHYMEAFPAEAIKNNVVGTQNVIDAATAAGTSRVVMLSTDKAVEPCGVMGASKRFAEYLMAARNGEGGPRLISVRFGNVLASRGSVVPLFVHQIRTGGPVTVSHEAATRYFMSIREACVLVVQASLMGDGGEIFILKMGEPIRISELARDLIALHGYRPGVDIRIQWTGLRPGEKLHEALVADGETAEASTHAHILRARPAPPQGVDVLESLARLSRLAGEEDDAGIREELDRVIPDAHLFDPRPGRGGKGA, encoded by the coding sequence ATGACCAAGAAACTCCTGATTGTCGGTGCCGGTGAGGCGGGGCGCATGCTCGCCCGCGAGATTGCCAACCGCGCCCCGGACCAGTTTGCGCTGGTGGGCTTCCTGGACGACGCGTCATCCCTGCGCGACAGCGTGGTGGAGGGCGTGCCGGTGGTGGGTGCCACCGCCGATCTGCCCGGCGCGGTACGCGCGCTCTCGGCCGACGAGGTCCTGATCGCGGTGCCCTCCGCGGGGCGCGACTTCGTTCGGCGCATGGTCTCGCTGTGCCGCGACGCCGCCGTTCCCTACCGCATCGCACCCGGTCTGCTCGAGATCGTCAAGGGGCCCGTGCGCCTGGAGCAGATCCGTGACGTGCGGCCCGAGGACCTGCTGGGGCGGGAGACGGTGGAGTTTGACGAGGGTGAGATTGGTTCGTTCCTGGGTGGGCGCACCGTGCTGGTCACGGGGGCGGGTGGGTCCATCGGTGGCGAGATCTGCCGGCAGGTGGCGCGTTTCGACGTGGCGCGCCTCGTGCTGCTGGGCCGGGGCGAAAACCAGATCTACGAGATCGAGCACGAATTGCGCGAGCGCCACCCGGAACGGGAGGTCGTTCCCGCCATCGTTGACGTGCGCGACACGCGCGCGCTGCGCCGCGTGATGGAGGCACACCGGCCCGATATCGTCTACCACGCCGCCGCGCACAAGCACGTGCACTACATGGAGGCGTTTCCGGCCGAGGCCATCAAGAACAACGTGGTCGGTACCCAGAACGTCATCGACGCCGCGACCGCGGCCGGCACCTCGCGTGTGGTCATGCTCTCCACGGACAAGGCGGTGGAGCCGTGCGGCGTCATGGGCGCGTCCAAGCGCTTCGCCGAATACCTCATGGCCGCGCGCAACGGAGAGGGGGGACCGCGCCTCATCTCGGTACGTTTCGGCAACGTCCTCGCCAGCCGCGGCAGCGTGGTGCCGTTGTTCGTGCACCAGATCCGGACCGGTGGACCGGTCACGGTGAGCCACGAGGCGGCGACGCGCTACTTCATGTCCATCCGCGAGGCGTGCGTGCTCGTGGTCCAGGCGTCGCTCATGGGAGACGGCGGCGAAATATTCATCCTGAAGATGGGCGAACCGATCAGAATCTCGGAGCTGGCGCGCGACCTGATCGCGCTGCACGGCTATCGTCCCGGCGTGGACATCCGCATCCAGTGGACCGGGCTTCGCCCAGGGGAAAAACTGCACGAGGCACTGGTCGCCGACGGCGAGACCGCGGAGGCCTCCACGCACGCGCACATACTGCGCGCGCGGCCGGCACCGCCGCAGGGTGTCGACGTGCTGGAGTCGCTGGCGCGCCTCAGCCGCCTGGCCGGGGAAGAGGACGACGCGGGCATCCGCGAGGAACTCGACCGGGTCATCCCCGACGCGCACCTCTTCGACCCGCGGCCGGGACGCGGCGGGAAGGGCGCGTGA
- a CDS encoding glycosyltransferase, translating into MQTSVIIVTYNSAGVIGACLDSLAAEAAAGMLEVVVVDNASADGTPDVVRERYPWATLHAGRENLGYSKGVNIGIRRARGRYLFILNPDTVVRRGSVQKLVDFMERTPDAGIVGPKLVFHDGTVQLSCRRFYTFRVLLMRRTPLGKIFRDESAVREHLMLDFDHASTRQVDWLIGAAMLVRREAVDSVGMMDERFFLYFEDVDWCYRMAQKGLRVYYVADAVVEHGYQRESAQAVLNRSFVAHLVSLFRYYEKWNALFYFLKRYREVGKVVLFLLLDVVAFNAAFLAAYYLRVALGTLFTNPMFPVQAYERFVVFENLLFVFTFLALGLYRIRRETRPVDELFLIGRAIVFASVLLMTSTYLSQIRTYSRMVVAFMVPFAILFDWLLRYGVRRLHRRLLVLKVDLKRVCVVGPKAEARDIELKLMQDDELGFDVVGIVDTAGQSDSILTGTLGPLEDLEKIVERYRLQQVVVLPGSVSDAQLAEVVAMGRRRVIDVTMLTGYATLVFHQARVSELQGRPIIFFPRDTRYLLDRFAKRALDLVTGTVFAVVSAPFHVLYSLYAFSRARKPFTVLERLGARGEPLALPIAGSGRTDGPSDFVNFPLFWLVVIGKMSIVGPYPLPPGEARYVGRVGRVRFEVRPGVTGHWREGAAVIGREDLFVRDAAYVQDWSLMNDAKILVATLARMIRGRRRLLDITANGGRMEP; encoded by the coding sequence GTGCAAACCTCGGTCATCATCGTCACCTACAACAGCGCCGGCGTCATCGGTGCCTGTCTCGATTCGCTGGCCGCCGAGGCCGCGGCCGGGATGCTGGAGGTGGTGGTGGTGGACAACGCCAGCGCGGACGGCACGCCGGATGTGGTGCGTGAACGCTATCCGTGGGCCACGCTGCACGCGGGGCGCGAGAACCTGGGGTATTCCAAGGGCGTGAACATCGGCATCCGGCGCGCGCGCGGTCGCTACCTGTTCATCCTCAATCCCGACACGGTGGTGCGGCGTGGGTCGGTGCAGAAGCTGGTGGACTTCATGGAGCGCACGCCGGACGCGGGCATCGTGGGCCCGAAGCTCGTGTTCCACGACGGTACCGTGCAGCTCTCCTGCCGGCGCTTCTATACCTTCCGCGTGCTGCTGATGCGGCGTACCCCGCTGGGGAAGATCTTCCGCGACGAGAGCGCGGTGCGCGAGCACCTCATGCTGGACTTCGACCATGCCTCCACGCGGCAGGTGGACTGGCTCATCGGCGCGGCCATGCTGGTGCGGCGGGAGGCGGTGGACAGTGTGGGTATGATGGACGAGCGCTTCTTTCTGTACTTCGAGGACGTGGACTGGTGCTACCGCATGGCGCAGAAGGGACTCCGCGTCTACTACGTTGCCGACGCGGTGGTGGAACACGGCTACCAGCGCGAGAGCGCGCAGGCGGTGCTGAACCGCTCCTTCGTGGCGCATCTGGTGAGCCTCTTCCGCTACTACGAGAAGTGGAACGCACTCTTCTACTTCCTGAAGCGCTATCGCGAAGTGGGCAAGGTGGTCTTGTTTCTGCTGCTCGACGTGGTCGCGTTCAACGCTGCCTTCCTGGCCGCGTACTACCTGCGCGTGGCGCTGGGGACGCTGTTCACCAACCCCATGTTCCCGGTGCAGGCCTACGAGCGGTTCGTCGTCTTCGAGAATCTGCTGTTCGTGTTCACCTTCCTCGCGCTGGGGTTGTATCGCATCCGTCGCGAGACGCGACCGGTGGACGAGCTCTTTCTCATCGGCCGTGCCATCGTGTTCGCGTCCGTCCTGCTCATGACCAGCACCTACCTGTCACAGATCCGCACCTATTCGCGCATGGTGGTTGCGTTCATGGTGCCATTTGCGATTCTGTTCGACTGGCTGCTGCGCTACGGTGTGCGCCGGCTGCACCGCCGCCTGCTGGTGCTCAAGGTGGACCTGAAGCGGGTGTGCGTGGTAGGGCCCAAGGCGGAGGCGCGTGACATCGAGTTGAAGCTCATGCAGGACGACGAACTCGGCTTCGACGTGGTGGGAATCGTCGACACGGCGGGGCAGAGTGATAGCATCCTGACCGGCACGCTGGGACCGCTGGAGGACCTCGAGAAGATCGTGGAACGCTACCGGTTGCAGCAGGTGGTTGTGTTGCCGGGATCGGTGTCGGACGCGCAGCTGGCCGAAGTGGTGGCCATGGGCCGCCGCCGCGTCATCGACGTCACCATGCTCACCGGCTACGCGACACTGGTGTTCCACCAGGCCCGGGTGTCGGAGTTGCAGGGGAGGCCCATCATCTTCTTTCCGCGCGACACGCGTTACCTGCTGGACCGCTTCGCCAAACGCGCGCTCGACCTGGTGACCGGGACGGTCTTCGCCGTGGTCTCGGCGCCGTTCCATGTGCTATACTCCCTGTACGCTTTTTCGCGGGCGCGCAAGCCGTTCACGGTGCTGGAGCGCCTGGGAGCCCGCGGGGAGCCCCTCGCCCTCCCCATTGCGGGGAGCGGCCGGACGGATGGGCCGTCCGACTTCGTCAATTTTCCCCTGTTCTGGCTGGTCGTCATCGGCAAGATGAGTATTGTGGGACCGTACCCATTGCCCCCCGGCGAAGCACGGTACGTGGGGCGCGTGGGCCGGGTGCGCTTCGAAGTGCGGCCCGGCGTGACGGGGCATTGGCGCGAGGGGGCGGCCGTGATCGGGCGCGAGGATCTGTTCGTGCGCGACGCCGCCTACGTGCAGGACTGGTCGCTGATGAACGACGCGAAGATACTGGTGGCGACGCTCGCGCGCATGATCCGGGGCCGCCGCCGCCTGCTGGATATCACCGCCAATGGCGGACGGATGGAACCATGA